In Selenomonas dianae, a genomic segment contains:
- a CDS encoding DNA topoisomerase III → MRLYIAEKPSVGRALAACLPQPHRKGQGWIETGGGVVTWLFGHVLRQAEPEEYDPKLKRWRAEDLPILPAEWRLVVNESAAQQFAVVKGLIERADEIVHGGDPDREGQLLVDEVLDFLGNEKPVRRILINALDDKSIHDALGDLRDNRDFLPLKRSALARARADWLIGMNLSRAYTLAARRAGHDRLVLPIGRVKTPTLALVVRREREIENFKPATYYLLDAMFRHEKSGESFRARWKPSEERTPLDPEGRLVDENAARAALAAFGEEPQDAKVTRYERKKKEEPPPLPFSLSALQVLAGKRYGYEPQQVLDTAQKLYEEKLTSYPRSDAEYLPMNQHKDAVKILGNLAALDGSELGTWARAADAKKKSRAWNDTKIAAHHAIIPTTVPVNLARLSAVERNIYELIARAYIAQFYPNYVYDQTKVDVTYHGELFAASGRTERTAGWRAMYRTAKNEEDAEKEDEESAVLPPMKKGDAADYVSAELGTRRTKPPTRFTPATLLQGMKEIHKYVKDETAKKMLRDVSGIGTEATRASIIEDLIRRRFLNAAGKKKILTPTDAAYLLIDALPDTMTYPDATAVWEDRLHSMAQGDGTPEEFLAGQAAFARDLCAAAQTAAIAGGGGVPCPACGRGVMLKRKGKHGDFWGCSAFPQCRMTANDAGGKPDFTGKRMPRSAGVASGARPSASPAPTYTPRGSYTPTADEQAEMDALFFGD, encoded by the coding sequence ATGAGGCTCTACATTGCGGAAAAACCCAGTGTCGGGCGTGCGCTCGCCGCGTGTCTGCCGCAGCCGCACCGCAAGGGGCAGGGGTGGATCGAGACGGGCGGCGGCGTGGTGACATGGCTCTTCGGTCACGTTCTCCGGCAGGCGGAGCCGGAGGAATACGATCCGAAGCTGAAACGATGGCGTGCGGAGGACCTGCCGATCCTGCCCGCCGAGTGGCGGCTCGTCGTGAATGAGAGTGCGGCGCAGCAGTTCGCTGTCGTAAAGGGGCTGATCGAGCGTGCCGATGAGATCGTGCACGGCGGCGACCCCGACCGCGAGGGGCAGCTACTCGTGGACGAGGTGCTCGACTTCCTCGGCAACGAAAAGCCCGTGCGGCGCATCCTCATCAACGCATTGGATGATAAAAGTATTCATGATGCGCTCGGCGATCTGCGCGATAATCGGGATTTTTTGCCGCTGAAACGCTCGGCACTGGCGCGGGCGCGTGCGGACTGGCTCATCGGGATGAATCTCTCGCGTGCCTATACGCTTGCGGCACGCCGTGCGGGGCATGACAGGCTCGTGCTGCCCATCGGGCGTGTCAAGACCCCGACGCTTGCGCTTGTTGTACGGCGGGAGCGCGAGATTGAGAACTTTAAGCCCGCGACATATTATTTGCTCGACGCGATGTTTCGTCACGAGAAGTCGGGTGAATCGTTCCGCGCACGGTGGAAGCCGTCGGAGGAGCGCACGCCGCTCGACCCCGAGGGGCGGCTTGTGGATGAAAATGCCGCACGCGCGGCACTTGCGGCATTTGGCGAAGAACCGCAGGACGCAAAGGTGACGCGCTACGAGCGCAAGAAGAAGGAAGAGCCGCCGCCGCTCCCGTTCTCCCTGTCCGCACTTCAGGTGCTTGCGGGCAAGCGGTACGGCTACGAGCCGCAGCAGGTGCTCGACACGGCGCAGAAGCTGTACGAGGAGAAGCTGACGAGCTATCCGCGCTCGGACGCGGAGTATCTGCCCATGAATCAGCACAAGGATGCAGTGAAGATCCTCGGTAATCTCGCCGCACTGGACGGCTCGGAGCTCGGCACGTGGGCGCGGGCGGCGGATGCGAAGAAAAAATCCCGTGCGTGGAACGACACGAAGATCGCGGCGCACCATGCGATCATCCCGACGACCGTCCCCGTGAACCTCGCGCGGCTCAGTGCGGTGGAGCGAAACATCTACGAGCTGATTGCACGCGCCTACATCGCGCAGTTTTACCCGAACTATGTCTACGATCAGACGAAGGTGGATGTTACCTACCACGGCGAGCTGTTTGCTGCGAGCGGACGTACGGAGCGTACGGCGGGGTGGCGTGCGATGTACCGTACGGCGAAAAACGAGGAGGATGCGGAGAAGGAGGACGAGGAGAGTGCTGTCCTGCCGCCGATGAAAAAGGGCGATGCGGCGGACTATGTGTCCGCAGAACTCGGCACGCGCCGGACAAAGCCGCCCACGCGCTTTACGCCCGCGACACTGTTGCAGGGCATGAAGGAGATTCACAAATACGTGAAGGACGAGACGGCGAAGAAGATGCTGCGCGATGTCTCCGGCATCGGCACGGAGGCGACGCGTGCGAGCATCATCGAGGATCTGATTCGGCGCAGATTCCTAAATGCGGCGGGCAAGAAGAAGATTCTCACGCCGACGGATGCGGCGTACCTCCTCATCGACGCGCTCCCCGATACGATGACGTACCCCGATGCGACAGCGGTCTGGGAGGATCGGCTGCACTCGATGGCACAGGGCGATGGCACGCCCGAGGAGTTCCTTGCGGGACAGGCGGCGTTTGCGCGTGATCTCTGTGCAGCGGCGCAGACCGCGGCCATCGCGGGTGGTGGGGGCGTGCCCTGTCCCGCGTGCGGACGTGGCGTGATGCTGAAGCGAAAGGGGAAGCACGGCGACTTTTGGGGCTGCTCGGCGTTCCCGCAGTGCCGCATGACGGCGAACGATGCGGGCGGAAAGCCGGACTTTACAGGGAAGCGGATGCCGCGCAGCGCAGGGGTGGCATCGGGAGCGCGTCCGTCTGCGTCTCCTGCGCCCACATACACCCCGCGCGGCAGTTATACGCCGACGGCGGACGAACAGGCAGAGATGGATGCGCTGTTTTTTGGTGACTGA
- a CDS encoding YkvA family protein, giving the protein MLRFLVLLRALRRDIAVLLFAMVRRDTPRAVKYLFPLTLLYLVSPIDIIPDTIPLFGAVDDMVILPAATELLVRMLPPEAREEGERSVARYGTLVLVVASVVLILWLVLLVWALSKVFA; this is encoded by the coding sequence ATGCTGCGATTCTTGGTGCTGCTGCGTGCGCTGCGGCGCGACATCGCCGTGCTGCTCTTTGCAATGGTGCGGCGCGATACGCCGCGCGCGGTGAAATATCTCTTTCCTCTGACGCTGCTCTATCTCGTCAGCCCGATTGACATTATTCCCGATACGATTCCACTGTTCGGTGCGGTGGACGATATGGTGATCCTGCCGGCGGCGACGGAGTTGCTCGTGCGTATGCTTCCTCCCGAGGCGCGTGAGGAGGGAGAGCGCAGCGTGGCGCGTTACGGGACGCTTGTACTCGTTGTGGCATCCGTTGTGCTGATTCTCTGGCTCGTGCTCCTTGTCTGGGCACTCTCGAAGGTGTTTGCATGA